ATATTGGTGACATCATCAAGGTGAGCGTAAAAGAAGCGATCCCACGCGGTAAGGTAAAGAAAGGTGACGTTCTAAACGCAGTTGTAGTTCGTACCCGTAAAGGTGTACGTCGCCCAGACGGATCTTTGATCAAGTTTGACGGCAACGCAGCAGTTATTCTGAACAGTAACCTACAGCCGATTGGTACTCGTATCTTTGGACCTGTGACACGTGAATTACGTGGTGACAAGTTCATGAAGATCGTGTCTTTGGCACCAGAAGTACTTTAAGAGAGACGATAATCATGCAAAAGATTAAGAGCGGCGACGAAGTCATCGTAATCGCGGGCAAAGACAAAGGTAAGCGTGGTAATGTTGACCGCGTTCTTACTGATGGTCGCGTGATTGTGAGTGGCGTAAACATTATTAAGAAGCACACTAAGCCTAGCCAAAATCCTGACGGTTCTATCAATGAAGGTGGAATCATCGAGAAAGAAGCAGCTTTAGAAGTTTCTAATATAGCAATCTACAATGCTTCGACAGGTAAAGCTGACCGTGTTGGCTTTAAAGTTGAAGATGGTAAGAAAACGCGCTTCTTCAAGAAAACTGGCGAAGCGATTTAACAGTTAACATTTAGGTAATAAATGATGGCGAAACTGCACAACTTTTACAAAGATACTGTTGTACAGGAGCTTCAAGAGAAGTTTGAGTACAAATCAGTTATGCAAGTCCCACGCATTACCAAGATCACATTAAACATGGGTCTGGGTGAAGCTCTTGCGGATAAGAAGATCCTTGAGCACGCAGTAAGTGATATGACTGCAATCTCAGGCCAAAAGCCTATCATCACTAAAGCACGTAAATCAGTTGCGGGCTTTAAAATTCGTGATGGCTACCCAATTGGCTGTAAAGTGACTCTTCGTGGCGAGCGTATGTGGGAATTCTTAGAAAGATTTATCTCAATTGCGGTTCCACGTATTCGTGATTTCCGTGGTTTGAATCCTAAATCTTTCGACGGCCGTGGTAACTACTCTGTAGGTATCAAAGAGCAAATCATTTTCCCTGAAATTGATTATGACAAGGTCGATAAGGTTCGTGGTATGGATATTACTATTACCACTACGGCAAACAGCAATGAAGAAGGCCGCGCATTATTAAGTGCGTTCAACTTCCCATTGAAATCATAAGAGGCACGCTATGGCTAAGAAATCTATGATAGAGCGTGAGTTAAAGCGTGCAAAAACTGTAGAAAAGTACGCTGCAAAACGCGCAGAGCTTAAAGCAATCATCAACAACCCAGAGTCTTCTGAAGAAGAAGTTTGGGAAGCTCAGGTGAAACTGCAAAAGCTACCACGTAATGCAAATCCTGTACGTCAACGCAATCGTTGTCGTGTTACTGGACGTCCACACGGATACCTTCGTAAATTCGGTATGTGCCGCAACAAGTTGCGTGAACATGCGATGAAAGGTGACGTGCCTGGTTTAGTTAAAGCTAGCTGGTAAGCTGTTGGAGAATCACTTATGAGTATGCAAGATCCTATAGCAGATATGTTGACTCGTATTCGTAACGGCCAGACTGCTGCGAAGAAAAATGTCAAAATTCCTGCTTCTAAAATTAAGAAAGCAATCGCTGAAGTATTAGTTGATGAAGGTTTCATCAGTAGCTACAGCGTTGATGAAGGCGCTATCCCATCAATGACGGTTGAGTTGAAATACTACCAAGGTCGTCCGGTAATTGATGAGTTGAAGCGTGTTAGCCGCCCAGGTTTGCGTATCTATAAAAAAGTTGATGAACTTCCTAAAGTCATCGGCGGATTAGGTATCGCAGTTATTTCAACTTCAAAAGGTGTGATGACTGACCGTGCCGCGCGTAAAGCGGGTCATGGTGGCGAGATCATCTGCACTGTATCGTAAGGGAGAGTTAAAGATGTCACGTGTAGCAAAAGCCACTGTATCTATCCCTTCAGGTGTTGAAGTGAACATCAAAGATGGCGTGATCAGTGTAAAAGGTTCAAAAGGTCAGCTTGAAGAAAGAATGCACGACGACGTAGAAATTACGATCGAAGACGGTGCAGTTTCATTCGCCCCAACAGGCGTTTCAAAAAGCTGGGCAATGGCAGGTACTTACCGCGCACTAGTTAACAACATGGTAACGGGTGTTACTGATGGTTTCGAAAAGAAATTGAAACTTATCGGTGTTGGTTATCGTGCACAGGTACAAGGTAAGACGCTTAACTTAACCCTGGGTTTTTCTCACCCAATCGAGTTTGAGATCCCTGAAGGCGTAACAATTGAAGCTCCTTCACAAACGGATCTTATCGTTAAGGGTGCTAGCAAGCAGGTCGTCGGTCAGGTTGCGGCAAACATCCGTAGCTATCGTCCACCAGAGCCATACAAAGGCAAAGGTGTTCGTTATGTTGACGAGTACATTGTTCGCAAAGAAGCCAAGAAGAAATAGTAGGGCAGGGTCATGAAAAAGAAAATTCAACGTTTGCGTCGTGCGACTAAAAGTCGCTCAAAAATGCAGGAGCTGGGTGTAACGCGCCTAGTTGTGAATAGAACCCCTCGCCACATTTACGCGCAAGTAATCAGCGGTGAGAACGGTAATGTAATCGCAAGTGCTTCGACTGTGGAAAAGGCCGTTCGTGGTGACGTAAAGTACACGGGTAACCTAGATGCTGCTAAGCACGTAGGTACGCTAGTTGCTGAGCGCGCTATCGAGGCGGGTGTAAAGCAAGTTGCTTTCGACCGCAGTGGATTCAAATATCACGGACGCGTGGCAGCATTAGCTGACGCCGCTCGTGAAAAAGGCTTACAGTTCTAAGGTGTGAAGCATGGCAAAAGATATGAATAACCAAGAAGGTTTAGTTGAAAAGTTAGTCAACGTAAACCGCGTTGCTAAAGTAGTTAAAGGTGGTCGTATTTTCGGTTTCACAGCTTTAACTGTTGTCGGCGACGGTAAGGGTAAAGTGGGTTTCGGTCGTGGTAAATCGAAAGAGGTTCCAGTAGCAATTCAAAAGGCTATGGAACAAGCTCGTCGTAACATGATCCAAGTCGAACTAAAAGACGGACACACTTTACAACATGCATTAAATGCCCGTCATGGCGCATCAAAAGTGTACATGCAGCCAGCATCAGAAGGTACTGGTATCATTGCCGGTGGTGCGATGCGTGCTGTTTTTGAGGTGCTAGGTATCCAAAACGTATTGGCAAAAAGTGTTGGTTCTACAAACCCAATTAACATCGTTCGTGCAACGATTAATGGTTTGACCCAAATGACTTCGCCAGAAGCTATGGCTGCCAAGCGTGGTAAATCAGTAGAAGAGATTTTGGACTAAGACGATGGCAAAGAAAATGATGAAAGTAACGCAGACGCGTTCTAGCATTAGCCGCTTAGAAGCTCACAAGGCTTGTTTGCGCGGTCTAGGTTTGCGTCGCATTGGTCATACTGTTGAAGTTGAAGATACAGCATCAACTCGCGGTATGGTAAACAAAGTTTACTACATGGTTAGTGTTGAGGAGTAAAATCATGCGTTTAAATACATTGATGCCAGCTCCTGGTAGTAAAAAGGATCGCAAACGTGTAGGCCGTGGTATCGGTTCTACTGACGGCAAGACTGCAGGTCGTGGTCATAAAGGTCAGAAGTCACGTTCAGGCGGTTTCAACAAGATTGGTTTCGAAGGTGGTCAGATGCCTTTGAAACAGCGTTTACCAAAATTCGGCTTTAACTCGCGTAAAGCTTTGGTATCTGCTGAAGTTCGTTTAAATGAACTTTCAAAAGTAGACGGTGAAGTTGTTGATATGCTGACTTTGAAAAAAGCAGGCATTATCGGTAACAGCATCGAAAGCGCTAAAATTATCTTGTCAGGCGAAATCGAGCATGCAGTCACTGTTACTGGTGGCGTTCGCGTCACTAAAGGTGCGCAAAAAGCTATCGAAGCAGCCGGCGGTAAGGTTGAAGCATAATGGCATTATCACCACAGCAATTAGCTAAAAGCGGTGGTTTGAATGAGCTCAAACAACGTTTGTTGTTTGTGCTCATTGCTATTGTAGTCTTCCGTCTTGGTTCGTTTATACCTGTACCAGGTGTAGATCCAGACGCACTAAAAGACTTTTTGAATTCAGATACGATTTTTTCTTTGTTCAATGTCTTCTCTGGCGGTGCGATGGAGCGTGCTTCGGTTCTAGCTTTAGGTATCATGCCGTATATCTCGGCATCGATCATTATGCAGATCTTGAGTTATGTTGATCCTCGATTAAAAGAGATCAAGAAGGAAGGCGAGAGTGGTCGCCGCAAAATCAATCAGTACACTCGTTATTTAACAGTGGCATTAGCGACTGTTCAAGCGTTTGGTATGGCTACTCAATTACCAACGATGATTCCGAATCTGGTTGAGAATCCTAACTTTTCGTTCTACTTTGTCGCTATCGCTACATTGGTAACAGGTACTATGTTCCTGATGTGGTTAGGTGAGCAAATTACGGAACGAGGTATCGGTAACGGTATCTCAATTATTATCTTGGTGGGTATCGTTGCTGGTTTCCCACAAGCGATTAAGCAAGTGTTCTCACAAGCTTATGACGGTCAGCGTGATGTGCTAGGTATCCTAGTTTTCGCCGTGTTCGCATTGGCAGTGATTTACTTCATCGTATGGTTTGAAACGGCTCAACGTCGTATCACGATTAACTACGCGAAACGCCAACAAGGTAATAAAGTTTTTGCAGCTCAAAGCAGCTTCCTACCAATGAAGTTGAATATGGCGGGTGTAATTCCTGCGATTTTCGCATCGAGCATCGTTCTATTCCCAGGCACTTTGTTGTCTTGGTTTGGTAATGCCGGTGAAGTGAGTTGGTTAAGCACTTTAGCTCAGAATTTACAGCCTGGTAACCCTGTATATATGTTGCTATATGCAACGGGTATTATCTTCTTCGCTTTCTTCTATACAGCGTTAACGCAGAATCCTCGCGATACTGCTGATAACCTGAAGAAGTCCGGAGCATTTATTCCAGGTATTCGTCCTGGCCAACAAACGGCTAGCTACCTTGATAAAGTTACGACCAGACTTACGTTCTGGGGTGCGCTTTACATGACCGCTGTATGTTTGTTACCAGAGTTCTTGATTTTGCTATTTGAATATCCGTTCTACTTCGGTGGTACGTCATTATTGATTATTGTAGTTGTTGCTATGGACTTCATGTCTCAAGTACAAGCGCACTTAATGTCGCAGCAATATGACTCGGTATTGAAAAAGGCAAATCTTAAAAAGCATGGCCCATCCGGTCGTGTTCGTCGCTAAGCATGTTGGAGTAACAAATGAAAGTTCGTGCTTCTGTTAAGAAAATGTGCCGTAACTGCAAAGTGATTCGTCGTCACGGCAGTGTTCGCGTTATCTGTGTTGACCCACGCCATAAACAGCGTCAAGGTTAATTCGATAATTGTTTGATTTTTAGGCGTGATGTGGCTAAAATAGCCGCCCTTTCACGCCTGCTTATTTAATTTAGGAGATATTGTTAAATGGCTCGTATAGCTGGTATTAACATTCCGGTACATAAGCATGCTGATGTCGCATTGACCGCTATCTATGGTATCGGTCGTCCTCGTGCACAGATTATCTGTGCTGATGCAGGGGTTGAACCTACTGCAAAGATCAAAGATTTGAACGAAGACCAAATTGAGAATCTACGAAACGAGGTGAGCAAGTTTACCGTTGAAGGTGATTTGCGTCGCGAAATCAACATGAATATTAAACGTTTGATGGACTTGGGTTGTTTCCGAGGTATTCGTCATCGTCGTAACCTACCATTGCGTGGTCAACGTACGAAGACAAATGCTCGCACCCGTAAAGGTCCTCGCAAACCGATTAAGAAATAGTTTGGTGGAACATAATGGCTAAAACACCTCGTACTAGTAGTAAGAAAAAAGTTAAAAAGACCGTAGTTGATGGTATGGCGCATATCCATGCGTCGTTTAACAACACCATCATTACGATCACAGACCGTCAAGGTAATGCTCTTGCATGGGCAACATCTGGTGGTTCTGGCTTCCGTGGTTCACGTAAGTCTACTCCTTTCGCTGCACAGGTAGCTGCTGATCGCGCTGCTCAAGTAGTAAAAGAGATGGGCATGAAGAATGTTGAAGTATTTGTTAAGGGTCCTGGACCAGGTCGTGAATCAGCGGTTCGCGCACTTAACGCTGCTGGCTTTAAAGTCACCAACATTACTGACGTGACACCGATTCCACACAATGGTTGTCGCCCGCCTAAAAAGCGTCGTGTGTAACAATAACGGGAGTTTAAAATGGCTAGATATCTAGGTCCTAAACTTAAATTGTCACGTCGTGAAGGTGTCGATCTTGGACACAAATCAGGCGTTCGTGCAATTGAGACCAAATGTAAAATTGAAGTTGTTCCAGGACAGCATGGCGCGCGTCGTAGCCGTCTTTCTGACTATGGTTTGCAGCTTCGTGAAAAGCAAAAAGTTCGTCGTATCTACGGTGTTCTTGAGCGTCAATTCCGTAATTACTACAAAGAAGCTGACCGTCTTAAAGGCGCGACTGGTTCTAACTTGTTGCAATTACTAGAGTCACGCTTAGACAACGTAGTTTATCGTATGGGTTACGCTTCTACTCGTGGCGAAGCTCGTCAACTTGTTAGCCACAAAGCAATCATGGTTAACGGTGAGTCGGTGAACATTCCTTCTTACTCAGTTAAAGCAGAAGACGTGATTTCTGTTCGTGAAAAATCACAGAAGCAAGCGCGTATCGTTGCAGCTCTTGAGCTAGCAGCACAGCGTGATAAGCCTGAGTGGATTGAAGTCGATGCAACTAAAATGGAAGGTACGTATAAGCGTCTTCCTGAGCGTACTGAATTGGACGCTAGCATCAACGAAAACCTAATTGTAGAGCTTTACTCTAAGTAATTTTTAATCCTTGAGAGGGATAGTATGTCAGCAACTGAATTTCTGACTCCGCGTCAAATTAAGGTCGAATCAGACGAGGGCACTAAAGCTCGAGTTATCTTGGAACCTTTTGAGCGTGGTTTTGGACACCCTTTGGGTAACTCATTGCGTCGCATCTTATTGTCTTCAATGCCGGGTGCCGCAGTGACAGAAGTAGAAATCGACGGCGTGCTTCACGAATACTCAGCAATTGAGGGTGTTCAAGAAGACGTAATCGATATCCTTTTGAACTTAAAAGGGTTGGCAGTTCGCCTGGAAGATAAAGAAGAGGTGACTCTTACTTTACAGAAGAAAGGCGAAGGCGTCGTGACTGCTGCTGACATTGAAGAAGTATCTGGTGCTGAAGTAGTGAACAAAGATCACTACATCGCTACCTTGAATAAAGGTGGCGCTTTAACCATGCGTATCAAGATTTTACTTGGTCGTGGTTATGAAGCATCAAACACGCGTAAATTACCAGAAGGCGA
The Kangiella marina DNA segment above includes these coding regions:
- the rplN gene encoding 50S ribosomal protein L14 — protein: MIQMQSVLDVADNSGARRVMCIKVLGGSHRRYANIGDIIKVSVKEAIPRGKVKKGDVLNAVVVRTRKGVRRPDGSLIKFDGNAAVILNSNLQPIGTRIFGPVTRELRGDKFMKIVSLAPEVL
- the rplX gene encoding 50S ribosomal protein L24 encodes the protein MQKIKSGDEVIVIAGKDKGKRGNVDRVLTDGRVIVSGVNIIKKHTKPSQNPDGSINEGGIIEKEAALEVSNIAIYNASTGKADRVGFKVEDGKKTRFFKKTGEAI
- the rplE gene encoding 50S ribosomal protein L5; protein product: MAKLHNFYKDTVVQELQEKFEYKSVMQVPRITKITLNMGLGEALADKKILEHAVSDMTAISGQKPIITKARKSVAGFKIRDGYPIGCKVTLRGERMWEFLERFISIAVPRIRDFRGLNPKSFDGRGNYSVGIKEQIIFPEIDYDKVDKVRGMDITITTTANSNEEGRALLSAFNFPLKS
- the rpsN gene encoding 30S ribosomal protein S14, which encodes MAKKSMIERELKRAKTVEKYAAKRAELKAIINNPESSEEEVWEAQVKLQKLPRNANPVRQRNRCRVTGRPHGYLRKFGMCRNKLREHAMKGDVPGLVKASW
- the rpsH gene encoding 30S ribosomal protein S8; translation: MSMQDPIADMLTRIRNGQTAAKKNVKIPASKIKKAIAEVLVDEGFISSYSVDEGAIPSMTVELKYYQGRPVIDELKRVSRPGLRIYKKVDELPKVIGGLGIAVISTSKGVMTDRAARKAGHGGEIICTVS
- the rplF gene encoding 50S ribosomal protein L6, with the protein product MSRVAKATVSIPSGVEVNIKDGVISVKGSKGQLEERMHDDVEITIEDGAVSFAPTGVSKSWAMAGTYRALVNNMVTGVTDGFEKKLKLIGVGYRAQVQGKTLNLTLGFSHPIEFEIPEGVTIEAPSQTDLIVKGASKQVVGQVAANIRSYRPPEPYKGKGVRYVDEYIVRKEAKKK
- the rplR gene encoding 50S ribosomal protein L18, with amino-acid sequence MKKKIQRLRRATKSRSKMQELGVTRLVVNRTPRHIYAQVISGENGNVIASASTVEKAVRGDVKYTGNLDAAKHVGTLVAERAIEAGVKQVAFDRSGFKYHGRVAALADAAREKGLQF
- the rpsE gene encoding 30S ribosomal protein S5, coding for MAKDMNNQEGLVEKLVNVNRVAKVVKGGRIFGFTALTVVGDGKGKVGFGRGKSKEVPVAIQKAMEQARRNMIQVELKDGHTLQHALNARHGASKVYMQPASEGTGIIAGGAMRAVFEVLGIQNVLAKSVGSTNPINIVRATINGLTQMTSPEAMAAKRGKSVEEILD
- the rpmD gene encoding 50S ribosomal protein L30, with protein sequence MAKKMMKVTQTRSSISRLEAHKACLRGLGLRRIGHTVEVEDTASTRGMVNKVYYMVSVEE
- the rplO gene encoding 50S ribosomal protein L15 gives rise to the protein MRLNTLMPAPGSKKDRKRVGRGIGSTDGKTAGRGHKGQKSRSGGFNKIGFEGGQMPLKQRLPKFGFNSRKALVSAEVRLNELSKVDGEVVDMLTLKKAGIIGNSIESAKIILSGEIEHAVTVTGGVRVTKGAQKAIEAAGGKVEA
- the secY gene encoding preprotein translocase subunit SecY, with amino-acid sequence MALSPQQLAKSGGLNELKQRLLFVLIAIVVFRLGSFIPVPGVDPDALKDFLNSDTIFSLFNVFSGGAMERASVLALGIMPYISASIIMQILSYVDPRLKEIKKEGESGRRKINQYTRYLTVALATVQAFGMATQLPTMIPNLVENPNFSFYFVAIATLVTGTMFLMWLGEQITERGIGNGISIIILVGIVAGFPQAIKQVFSQAYDGQRDVLGILVFAVFALAVIYFIVWFETAQRRITINYAKRQQGNKVFAAQSSFLPMKLNMAGVIPAIFASSIVLFPGTLLSWFGNAGEVSWLSTLAQNLQPGNPVYMLLYATGIIFFAFFYTALTQNPRDTADNLKKSGAFIPGIRPGQQTASYLDKVTTRLTFWGALYMTAVCLLPEFLILLFEYPFYFGGTSLLIIVVVAMDFMSQVQAHLMSQQYDSVLKKANLKKHGPSGRVRR
- the rpmJ gene encoding 50S ribosomal protein L36, which gives rise to MKVRASVKKMCRNCKVIRRHGSVRVICVDPRHKQRQG
- the rpsM gene encoding 30S ribosomal protein S13: MARIAGINIPVHKHADVALTAIYGIGRPRAQIICADAGVEPTAKIKDLNEDQIENLRNEVSKFTVEGDLRREINMNIKRLMDLGCFRGIRHRRNLPLRGQRTKTNARTRKGPRKPIKK
- the rpsK gene encoding 30S ribosomal protein S11, which produces MAKTPRTSSKKKVKKTVVDGMAHIHASFNNTIITITDRQGNALAWATSGGSGFRGSRKSTPFAAQVAADRAAQVVKEMGMKNVEVFVKGPGPGRESAVRALNAAGFKVTNITDVTPIPHNGCRPPKKRRV
- the rpsD gene encoding 30S ribosomal protein S4, with amino-acid sequence MARYLGPKLKLSRREGVDLGHKSGVRAIETKCKIEVVPGQHGARRSRLSDYGLQLREKQKVRRIYGVLERQFRNYYKEADRLKGATGSNLLQLLESRLDNVVYRMGYASTRGEARQLVSHKAIMVNGESVNIPSYSVKAEDVISVREKSQKQARIVAALELAAQRDKPEWIEVDATKMEGTYKRLPERTELDASINENLIVELYSK